A stretch of the Lineus longissimus chromosome 12, tnLinLong1.2, whole genome shotgun sequence genome encodes the following:
- the LOC135497180 gene encoding uncharacterized protein F54H12.2-like: MSLIDADSCACTKAELELFETKPTQTAITSGKLAEVHPTTSIENTDVIEFNTQTDEKNYIDLRETTIYIRAKIVKLDGTALTEKTGDTVDPKAQCYPINYLVGTMFKQAEISLSGTQIGSTSSMYAYRSYLEALLSYGKDAKTHQLRAGGYFKDVTDMETTGATISDSTATNKGAVSRFKMTKFSQSFELQGRIHNEMFEQGKLLLSKVPLTVKLTLGNPKFSLMSASTATDYKIKLEKAILMTSVKEIASYVRLAHEQRLLAANAKYPVTRIEMRYYQKAAGGSDLSEANLCKGETPRRIAIGLLASNAMNGALDGNPFNFKHYNVTSIKLTVAGASIPYGELKVDFTAKNVVNGYMTLFRGSKLWPANKSNDISLDDYVDGYALYVFNLAPDDAGSSAFQLAKNGDVGVEIKLSTATTEAVNLIVLYEYDSFVEIDADRNVYYSHGGVKGAEK; the protein is encoded by the coding sequence ATGTCGCTTATCGACGCGGATTCCTGCGCGTGCACTAAGGCGGAATTGGAGTTGTTCGAAACAAAACCAACACAAACAGCGATCACGTCCGGAAAACTCGCAGAGGTGCACCCAACAACTTCGATTGAGAACACCGATGTCATTGAATTTAATACGCAAACCGACGAAAAAAATTACATCGATCTTCGGGAAACGACCATCTACATCAGGGCCAAAATTGTCAAACTGGATGGCACCGCTCTGACAGAGAAAACAGGTGACACTGTTGACCCAAAGGCGCAATGCTACCCGATAAACTATCTGGTCGGGACGATGTTCAAACAGGCCGAAATATCGCTTTCCGGGACACAGATTGGGAGCACCAGCAGCATGTACGCTTATCGGTCTTACCTGGAGGCGTTGCTCAGTTATGGCAAAGACGCAAAAACCCACCAATTGAGAGCAGGAGGATACTTCAAAGACGTGACCGACATGGAGACAACCGGTGCTACAATAAGTGACAGCACAGCCACCAACAAGGGGGCGGTGAGCCGATTCAAGATGACGAAGTTCAGCCAATCTTTTGAACTCCAGGGTCGGATCCATAATGAGATGTTCGAACAAGGGAAACTGCTTCTCAGCAAAGTACCACTAACCGTCAAACTAACATTAGGAAACCCCAAATTCAGCCTGATGTCCGCATCAACAGCTACCGATTACaagataaaattggaaaaagcaATACTGATGACAAGCGTCAAAGAAATAGCCAGCTACGTCCGATTAGCGCACGAGCAGCGGCTTCTCGCAGCAAACGCAAAATACCCCGTGACAAGGATTGAAATGCGCTACTACCAAAAAGCAGCAGGAGGAAGCGACTTGTCCGAGGCAAACCTGTGCAAAGGAGAAACGCCGAGGCGCATCGCTATAGGACTGCTTGCCAGCAACGCCATGAACGGGGCCCTGGATGGAAACCCGTTCAACTTCAAACACTACAACGTGACAAGCATAAAACTAACTGTCGCGGGGGCATCTATCCCTTACGGGGAACTAAAGGTGGATTTTACCGCGAAAAATGTGGTGAATGGATACATGACGCTCTTTCGGGGGAGCAAGTTGTGGCCGGCCAACAAGAGCAACGACATATCACTAGACGACTATGTGGATGGATATGCCTTGTACGTCTTCAATTTAGCGCCGGATGACGCGGGATCGAGTGCTTTCCAACTCGCAAAAAATGGTGATGTCGGAGTGGAAATCAAGCTATCCACGGCCACCACCGAAGCAGTGAATCTCATAGTTTTATACGAATACGATTCTTTCGTGGAAATCGATGCCGATCGAAACGTGTATTACAGTCACGGCGGGGTGAAAGGAGcagaaaaataa
- the LOC135497181 gene encoding uncharacterized protein LOC135497181 yields the protein MVPCFAHGAIRFDQHLLIKAIARRNEERRVSPPRILPRNTEHYLAVFDREIVFQDSFEFMKASLSSIAESMKNAKSTVGGSNAKNPTVFPLLWEYVRGNTEQYELLSRKGVFCYDFLDGEDKLKLDKLPSKEVFYDSLREVSVTEAEYKHAERVWRAAACQNLKDYLLVYLITDVLLLADCFEKFRDLSLGHFQMDTAKFLTLPHFAFHAMLKRTQVRLDVLHDLEMVQWVKRGVRGGVASIMLRHAEANIPEMGRNYRPEEPRQEIMALDCTNLYGHALSKNLPEKNYRWLSKNEISKLNVTEIPDDARTGFILSVDLTYPAELHERHTMYPLAPHKAVIPPAQWSDYTYELGLRLGEASFFKSGQEKLVPDLTEKRDYVVHYQNLKYYLKCGMRLRRIRRVLAFEQRCWMHDFVDFITSKRSKAVSDFESSFWKLILNSIFGRLLIDKTKHVNMKLVSNEAAFKKLSSKPNFKSVTFYDKTLVGVQSTPASVELNSPVVAGFTVLELSKLHMYKFHYNFVLPVLGGPENCQLLMTDTDSLVYLVKNIEPKVIFSSVAPQYFDFSNFPRAHELYSEVNKKIKGTFKIEYPGESIVAFVGVRAKMYCFKFLSEGREAKAKGIPRTALQKLHFENYHDALFEPEKPQRCHFKAIRSIKHDLFTLSGDKKGLSCLDLKRWVRSDGIQTYAYGDFRCNRQPPSPVPSLGSSSSSEDDEK from the coding sequence ATGGTGCCTTGTTTTGCTCACGGAGCCATACGATTCGACCAGCATCTTTTGATCAAAGCCATAGCGCGACGAAATGAAGAACGCCGGGTGTCACCCCCTCGGATTTTACCAAGAAACACTGAGCACTACTTGGCCGTATTTGACAGGGAAATCGTCTTTCAAGATTCATTTGAATTCATGAAAGCTTCCTTGAGCTCGATTGCGGAATCCATGAAGAATGCCAAGAGCACCGTTGGAGGGTCCAACGCCAAGAATCCAACCGTGTTCCCGCTCTTATGGGAATATGTCAGAGGCAACACCGAGCAATACGAGCTCTTGAGTAGAAAAGGTGTGTTCTGTTACGACTTCCTAGACGGGGAAGATAAACTCAAACTCGATAAACTCCCTTCAAAAGAGGTGTTTTATGATTCTCTTCGTGAAGTAAGCGTCACGGAGGCCGAATATAAACACGCGGAGCGGGTGTGGAGGGCTGCGGCTTGCCAAAATCTGAAAGATTACCTACTGGTCTATCTGATAACGGACGTGCTTCTCTTGGCggattgttttgagaaattCCGCGATTTGTCTTTGGGTCATTTCCAAATGGATACGGCCAAGTTTTTGACACTGCCACACTTTGCCTTCCACGCCATGCTGAAGCGCACGCAGGTGCGCTTGGATGTATTACACGATCTAGAAATGGTGCAGTGGGTGAAACGGGGTGTCAGAGGGGGTGTCGCCTCCATCATGCTACGCCACGCCGAGGCCAATATCCCCGAAATGGGCCGAAACTACAGACCCGAGGAGCCTCGGCAAGAAATCATGGCGCTCGATTGCACTAATTTATACGGACACGCCCTGAGCAAAAACTTGCCCGAGAAAAACTATCGTTGGTTGAGCAAGAACGAGATCAGCAAATTAAACGTTACAGAAATTCCAGACGACGCGAGAACGGGTTTTATCCTGAGCGTAGATCTCACTTACCCGGCAGAACTACACGAAAGGCACACCATGTATCCTCTGGCTCCACACAAAGCGGTGATTCCTCCGGCCCAATGGTCGGATTACACTTATGAATTGGGACTAAGACTAGGCGAGGCATCGTTCTTTAAATCTGGTCAAGAAAAACTGGTGCCCGATCTGACTGAGAAGCGGGACTACGTAGTGcactatcaaaatttaaaatactACCTCAAGTGCGGCATGCGGTTGCGGCGCATTCGTCGTGTACTGGCCTTTGAACAGAGATGCTGGATGCATGATTTTGTAGACTTTATAACCAGCAAGCGTTCAAAGGCGGTCTCCGATTTTGAAAGCAGCTTTTGGAAGCTGATCCTGAACAGTATCTTTGGCAGACTCTTAATCGACAAAACCAAACACGTCAACATGAAGCTAGTCAGCAATGAGGCAGCTTTCAAAAAGTTATCGAGTAAACCGAATTTCAAATCCGTCACGTTCTACGATAAAACACTAGTAGGGGTACAGTCTACACCCGCATCCGTTGAGCTGAACAGTCCAGTGGTGGCCGGGTTCACCGTATTGGAGTTGAGTAAACTCCACATGTACAAGTTTCACTACAACTTCGTCCTGCCCGTGCTCGGCGGCCCAGAAAACTGCCAACTCTTGATGACTGACACTGATAGTCTCGTGTATCTGGTGAAAAACATCGAGCCAAAGGTTATCTTCTCCTCGGTTGCGCCACAGTATTTCGATTTTTCAAATTTCCCCCGAGCGCACGAGTTGTACAGTGAGgtcaataaaaaaatcaaggGCACATTTAAAATAGAATACCCGGGAGAATCCATAGTTGCCTTCGTGGGGGTTCGCGCAAAAATGTACTGCTTCAAATTTCTATCCGAGGGCAGGGAAGCAAAAGCCAAGGGCATCCCGAGAACGGCATTACAAAagttacattttgaaaattatcacGATGCGCTGTTTGAACCAGAAAAGCCCCAGAGGTGTCATTTCAAGGCTATTCGCTCGATCAAGCACGATCTGTTCACCCTCTCGGGCGACAAGAAGGGACTCTCCTGCCTTGACTTGAAACGTTGGGTACGAAGCGACGGTATTCAGACGTACGCTTACGGCGATTTTCGGTGCAACCGTCAACCACCCTCCCCCGTACCGTCTCTCGGAAGCAGCAGCTCTAGTGAGGACGACGAAAAATGA